One segment of Nostoc flagelliforme CCNUN1 DNA contains the following:
- a CDS encoding ParB N-terminal domain-containing protein — protein sequence MKKKQEKSLEESNAMVLETWTIDKAVNALTKNNPRIITTKQLTDLRAGIKQFGLLLPPIVNKRTGNWDYDKLADILSTFDESDLAGTGFNAQETEAIVANAINEAENLAFGETQSVDEIRNHSDEEIEQELESTVKVQFGMFSKHIPLSTYEAWVEKLSDLSPNGNSPAALGSVIAEMLNIQVAADEEGTEETGDAQQLEPVET from the coding sequence ATGAAAAAGAAACAAGAAAAATCACTTGAAGAATCAAACGCAATGGTGCTTGAAACCTGGACTATTGATAAAGCTGTAAATGCTTTAACAAAAAATAATCCCAGAATAATTACAACCAAGCAACTAACTGATCTGCGTGCTGGTATCAAGCAATTTGGGCTACTACTACCGCCAATCGTCAACAAACGAACGGGGAATTGGGATTACGACAAGTTGGCAGATATTTTGTCAACCTTTGATGAGAGTGATCTAGCAGGTACAGGATTTAATGCTCAAGAAACAGAGGCGATCGTTGCCAACGCTATCAATGAGGCTGAAAACCTGGCTTTTGGTGAAACCCAAAGTGTAGATGAAATTCGTAATCACAGTGACGAAGAAATAGAACAAGAACTGGAAAGCACAGTTAAAGTCCAGTTTGGAATGTTCTCCAAACATATTCCTCTTAGTACTTATGAGGCTTGGGTAGAAAAGCTTTCTGACTTAAGTCCCAACGGTAATAGCCCAGCAGCACTGGGAAGCGTTATTGCTGAAATGCTCAACATTCAAGTTGCTGCCGACGAGGAAGGAACAGAAGAAACAGGCGATGCACAGCAACTAGAACCAGTAGAAACATAG
- the dnaN gene encoding DNA polymerase III subunit beta yields MTTTSVTPTLAIGDTVEILRSQDPKVTTYNGTEAVITGFSAKGWAKIQYHDGKTATLKPDWISLKQSAPAVTEAEVEEEETVVTTDSESASVADAQSVEPEVQPETIPEPEVATEANSIGYFKFSCNSAVFAKVISQVRRVIRTMSIHPILSNVKITASSESKQVEVVGFDLSLGVIACFTATEVTVGGSYTLSVSILSDILSQLPEGTITLERNESSPKAKLTTSNGIFELSGLDAYDFPELPIPKQNVTTLKISSKSLRVGCGSILYAASTDQTKMVLCGGHMVFGTEGKFEIAATDGHRLALFRCKDLISSTPEIESEQHLTVPARSLHEVERYLVKDEAIVEISYEASIDSGPSIVQFKLEGATIITRLLEGQYPSYNDLMPKKFQREVWVERLPLVGSIGRVAVLAALKHYLIKIVVESKRITLSSEDEDTGSGTEAIPAEVSGEDIKIAFNIKYLSEALKSIGTQEVAIKINGPATPVICTPLNGYDIVALIMPVQLRN; encoded by the coding sequence ATGACCACAACATCAGTAACGCCAACTCTCGCAATTGGCGACACCGTAGAGATTCTGCGATCGCAAGATCCCAAAGTCACCACCTACAACGGAACCGAAGCGGTAATCACTGGATTTAGTGCCAAGGGTTGGGCAAAAATCCAATACCACGATGGTAAAACTGCGACCTTGAAGCCCGATTGGATATCCCTAAAACAATCAGCCCCAGCTGTCACTGAGGCTGAAGTAGAAGAAGAAGAAACGGTGGTCACAACCGATTCTGAATCTGCTTCTGTTGCTGACGCTCAATCTGTTGAACCCGAAGTGCAACCCGAAACTATCCCTGAACCGGAAGTTGCTACTGAAGCCAACAGCATTGGCTACTTTAAATTCTCCTGCAATAGTGCCGTTTTTGCCAAGGTGATTTCTCAAGTGCGGCGGGTCATCCGCACGATGTCGATTCACCCAATCCTGTCCAACGTCAAGATTACCGCTTCGTCCGAGAGTAAGCAAGTTGAGGTAGTAGGGTTTGATTTAAGCTTAGGGGTGATAGCCTGTTTTACAGCTACAGAAGTTACCGTGGGCGGTAGTTACACCCTTTCTGTCTCGATTTTGAGCGACATCCTTTCTCAACTTCCCGAAGGGACGATTACTCTAGAACGCAACGAGTCTTCGCCCAAGGCGAAGCTGACAACCTCCAATGGCATATTTGAACTCTCAGGGCTTGATGCTTACGACTTCCCTGAGTTGCCCATTCCAAAGCAAAATGTGACGACGCTAAAAATCAGTAGCAAGTCGCTACGGGTGGGATGTGGCAGTATTCTATATGCAGCATCCACCGACCAGACCAAAATGGTTTTGTGTGGTGGACACATGGTATTTGGAACCGAAGGCAAGTTTGAAATAGCTGCTACTGATGGGCATCGGTTGGCTTTGTTTCGATGTAAGGATCTAATAAGTTCCACGCCTGAAATTGAATCAGAACAGCATCTGACCGTTCCGGCGCGATCGCTCCATGAGGTTGAGCGATATCTAGTAAAGGATGAGGCAATTGTTGAAATCAGCTATGAAGCAAGCATTGACTCTGGCCCGAGCATAGTCCAATTCAAGCTTGAGGGAGCGACCATTATTACTCGCCTCCTCGAAGGTCAATATCCTAGCTACAACGATCTGATGCCGAAAAAGTTTCAGCGAGAAGTTTGGGTAGAACGCCTACCTTTGGTTGGTTCTATCGGACGGGTCGCGGTGCTAGCGGCGCTCAAACATTACCTGATCAAGATAGTTGTAGAGTCCAAGAGGATAACGTTGTCTTCTGAAGATGAGGATACAGGGTCAGGAACTGAAGCAATCCCGGCTGAGGTATCTGGTGAGGATATCAAGATAGCTTTCAACATCAAGTACTTATCAGAAGCTCTAAAGAGTATTGGTACTCAAGAAGTCGCTATCAAGATTAATGGCCCGGCTACTCCAGTGATTTGTACTCCATTGAATGGGTACGACATCGTGGCGTTAATCATGCCCGTGCAGCTTAGGAACTAG
- a CDS encoding tyrosine-type recombinase/integrase: MIFNFKKYISLISRSSLAYVWKHYKERHLALVALSVHPHMLRYACGFYLASHGHDTRAIQAYLGHKNIQHTIRYTELTSDRFQKFWLD, encoded by the coding sequence ATGATTTTTAACTTCAAAAAATATATATCACTAATAAGCCGCTCATCTCTTGCTTATGTATGGAAACATTACAAAGAAAGGCATCTTGCTCTTGTAGCTTTATCGGTGCATCCGCATATGTTACGTTATGCCTGCGGGTTTTATTTAGCATCTCATGGTCATGACACCAGAGCTATTCAGGCTTATCTGGGACATAAGAATATTCAACACACTATTCGCTACACAGAACTCACGAGCGATCGCTTCCAGAAATTTTGGCTCGACTGA